One window of Nocardioides dongkuii genomic DNA carries:
- a CDS encoding YihY/virulence factor BrkB family protein has product MAHADDGPQSELTDRPHPDTDPDSGKVDSPADLDKHSWIYVLRKTVREFSDDQCTDLAAALTYYSVLALFPAAIALTSVLGVVGQGPKAVDEILKILGDIGAGGVVDSIEPTLRELANAPGAGLALILGIAGALWSASGYVGAFGRAMNRVYEIREGRPVWKLRPAMLLLTAVLVVLAAAVLLALVLTGPVAESVGEAVGLGSTAVLIWQIAKWPILLAVVVFMVALLYYATPNVKQPKFRWVSVGALIAILTWILASAAFGFYVANFSSYDKTYGALAGVIAFLLWLWITNLALLFGAELDAELERGRELQSGVAAEETLQLPPRDTRNIEKAEKKDAEDVRRGREIRVNNSEGSDDSGDRGETKA; this is encoded by the coding sequence ATGGCGCACGCAGACGACGGCCCGCAGTCCGAGCTGACCGACCGGCCGCACCCCGACACCGACCCCGACAGCGGGAAGGTCGACTCCCCCGCTGACCTCGACAAGCACTCCTGGATCTACGTCCTGCGCAAGACGGTCCGCGAGTTCAGCGACGACCAGTGCACCGACCTGGCCGCCGCGCTCACCTACTACTCGGTGCTCGCGCTGTTCCCGGCCGCGATCGCCCTGACCTCGGTGCTGGGCGTCGTCGGCCAGGGCCCCAAGGCGGTCGACGAGATCCTCAAGATCCTCGGCGACATCGGCGCCGGGGGCGTGGTGGACAGCATCGAGCCGACGCTGCGCGAGTTGGCCAACGCGCCGGGCGCGGGCCTCGCCCTGATCCTCGGTATCGCCGGCGCCCTGTGGTCGGCCAGCGGGTACGTCGGGGCGTTCGGCCGGGCGATGAACCGGGTCTACGAGATCCGCGAGGGCCGGCCGGTCTGGAAGCTCCGCCCCGCCATGCTGCTCCTCACCGCGGTCCTGGTCGTGCTCGCCGCGGCCGTCCTGCTGGCCCTCGTGCTCACGGGTCCCGTCGCCGAGTCGGTCGGCGAGGCCGTGGGCCTGGGCAGCACGGCCGTCCTGATCTGGCAGATCGCCAAGTGGCCGATCCTGCTGGCCGTCGTCGTCTTCATGGTCGCCCTGCTCTACTACGCGACCCCCAACGTCAAGCAGCCGAAGTTCCGCTGGGTCTCCGTCGGCGCGCTGATCGCGATCCTCACCTGGATCCTGGCGTCGGCGGCCTTCGGCTTCTACGTCGCCAACTTCTCCTCCTACGACAAGACGTACGGCGCGCTGGCCGGCGTCATCGCGTTCCTGCTGTGGCTCTGGATCACCAACCTCGCCCTGCTCTTCGGCGCCGAGCTCGACGCCGAGCTCGAGCGCGGTCGCGAGCTGCAGTCCGGCGTCGCCGCCGAGGAGACCCTCCAGCTGCCGCCCCGCGACACCCGCAACATCGAGAAGGCCGAGAAGAAGGACGCCGAGGACGTCCGCCGCGGGCGCGAGATCCGGGTGAACAACTCCGAGGGCTCCGATGACTCCGGCGACCGCGGGGAGACCAAGGCATGA
- a CDS encoding FAD-dependent oxidoreductase, whose protein sequence is MTLVSLWQDRHPRTPQEVTELSGAYDVVVIGGGITGLTTALLLGRAGRSVAVLEADHVGVGTTGRSTAKVSLLQGTHYSRIARRHPEQVLRQYAEANREGQAWVVRFCEEHGVPLQRRPAYTYANGASGERSLRAELDACRAAGLDVTWQDEVPLPYPTRGAVRMDDQVQLDPCELLDALSLEAASHGVRIVEGARVTGVTGQDPVRVLTAHGELQAGSVVVATNMPVLDRGGFFARMKPSRSYGLAFRTPHAMVDGMYLSADSPSRSLRDVPDEDGPLLLVGGNGHKVGAPVSEQSRIEELRSWTAQWFPGAEETHAWSAQDYLPHHALPFAGPLVPGREDLMVAGGYSKWGMTNGVAAALALSATMLGGRMDWADALRPWHTAELRGLLDSARLNAEVGVEMVDGWLRPALHPGLGPTPGEGEGTVRYDRVGTPTGVSVVGGVERRVSGVCTHLGGVVRFNDAEKSWDCPLHGSRFDVDGEVLEGPAVCGLRRR, encoded by the coding sequence ATGACCCTGGTCTCGCTCTGGCAGGACCGGCACCCGCGCACACCCCAGGAGGTCACCGAGCTCTCCGGCGCCTACGACGTCGTGGTCATCGGCGGCGGCATCACCGGTCTCACGACCGCCCTCCTGCTCGGCCGCGCCGGCCGGTCGGTCGCGGTCCTCGAGGCCGACCACGTGGGCGTCGGGACGACCGGGCGCAGCACCGCCAAGGTCAGCCTGCTCCAGGGGACCCACTACAGCCGGATCGCCCGCCGCCACCCCGAGCAGGTGCTGCGGCAGTACGCCGAGGCGAACCGCGAGGGACAGGCCTGGGTGGTCCGCTTCTGCGAGGAGCACGGCGTGCCGCTCCAGCGGCGGCCGGCGTACACCTACGCGAACGGCGCGAGCGGCGAGCGCTCCCTCCGGGCCGAGCTCGACGCGTGCCGGGCCGCCGGCCTCGACGTGACCTGGCAGGACGAGGTGCCGCTCCCCTACCCCACCCGGGGCGCGGTCCGGATGGACGACCAGGTGCAGCTCGACCCGTGCGAGCTCCTCGACGCCCTCTCGCTCGAGGCGGCGTCCCACGGCGTCCGCATCGTCGAGGGAGCCCGGGTCACCGGCGTGACCGGCCAGGACCCGGTGCGGGTGCTGACCGCCCACGGCGAGCTGCAGGCGGGCTCGGTGGTCGTCGCGACCAACATGCCGGTGCTCGACCGCGGCGGGTTCTTCGCCCGGATGAAGCCCTCCCGCTCCTACGGGCTGGCGTTCCGGACGCCGCACGCCATGGTCGACGGCATGTACCTCTCCGCGGACTCCCCCTCGCGATCGCTGCGGGACGTCCCGGACGAGGACGGGCCGCTGCTGCTGGTCGGGGGCAACGGTCACAAGGTCGGCGCCCCGGTCTCCGAGCAGTCCCGGATCGAGGAGCTCCGGTCCTGGACGGCGCAGTGGTTCCCCGGAGCCGAGGAGACCCATGCCTGGTCCGCCCAGGACTACCTGCCCCACCACGCCCTGCCGTTCGCCGGGCCGCTGGTGCCGGGCCGCGAGGACCTCATGGTGGCCGGCGGCTACTCCAAGTGGGGGATGACCAACGGCGTCGCCGCGGCGCTCGCGCTCAGCGCGACGATGCTCGGCGGCCGGATGGACTGGGCGGACGCACTGCGCCCCTGGCACACAGCCGAGCTGCGTGGCCTGCTCGACTCCGCGAGGCTGAACGCCGAGGTCGGCGTGGAGATGGTCGACGGCTGGCTGCGGCCCGCGCTCCACCCCGGGCTCGGTCCCACGCCGGGCGAGGGCGAGGGCACCGTGCGCTACGACCGGGTGGGCACCCCCACCGGCGTGTCCGTCGTCGGCGGCGTCGAGCGCCGGGTCTCCGGCGTGTGCACCCACCTGGGTGGCGTCGTGCGCTTCAACGACGCGGAGAAGAGCTGGGACTGCCCGCTGCACGGATCCCGCTTCGACGTCGACGGGGAGGTGCTGGAGGGCCCGGCGGTGTGCGGGCTGCGGCGCCGCTGA
- a CDS encoding DUF1059 domain-containing protein translates to MKTRLTCPCGTVIVGADEDELVARTQEHLAAEHPGLEYDRDSILFIAT, encoded by the coding sequence GTGAAGACCAGACTGACCTGCCCCTGCGGGACCGTGATCGTCGGCGCCGACGAGGACGAGCTCGTCGCCCGCACCCAGGAGCACCTCGCCGCGGAGCACCCCGGCCTCGAGTACGACCGCGACTCGATCCTCTTCATCGCCACCTGA
- a CDS encoding response regulator, with protein sequence MSTAGGEGNPPAAPIRVLLVDDAADVRRLVRTALRFRGGFEVAGEAATGAHAVELVAALQPDVVVLDLGLPDLAGRDVLTRVRESAPETRVVVFSGAEADDRTWYEERSDGYVLKNDDLDYLVDLLVTVGRSHRAVASVDLPQELGSVRQARSLVRQALDDWELRHLEEEAVLVVSELATNALSHARSSYQVRIYHNPSTVRIEVRDGGTGTPEPQPASATREGGRGLLLVSAMSVSWGLEQTPQGKVVWAELAHGRA encoded by the coding sequence GTGAGCACCGCGGGCGGGGAGGGCAACCCGCCGGCCGCGCCGATCCGCGTCCTGCTGGTCGACGACGCCGCCGACGTCCGGCGGCTGGTCCGCACCGCGCTGCGCTTCCGGGGCGGGTTCGAGGTGGCGGGGGAGGCCGCCACCGGAGCGCACGCGGTCGAGCTGGTGGCCGCCCTGCAGCCCGACGTCGTCGTGCTCGACCTGGGCCTCCCCGACCTCGCCGGCCGCGACGTGCTGACCCGGGTGCGCGAGTCCGCGCCGGAGACGCGGGTGGTGGTCTTCTCCGGGGCCGAGGCCGACGACCGCACCTGGTACGAGGAGCGGTCCGACGGCTACGTGCTCAAGAACGACGACCTGGACTACCTCGTCGACCTGCTGGTCACCGTGGGCCGGTCCCACCGTGCCGTCGCGTCTGTCGACCTGCCCCAGGAGCTGGGCAGCGTCCGCCAGGCCCGGTCGCTGGTCCGGCAGGCCCTCGACGACTGGGAGCTGCGGCACCTCGAGGAGGAGGCGGTGCTCGTGGTCAGCGAGCTGGCGACCAATGCCTTGAGCCACGCCCGGTCGTCGTACCAGGTGCGGATCTACCACAACCCCAGCACCGTCCGGATCGAGGTGCGGGACGGGGGCACGGGGACGCCGGAGCCCCAGCCGGCCAGCGCGACCCGCGAGGGTGGCCGCGGCCTGCTCCTGGTCTCCGCGATGTCGGTCTCGTGGGGCCTCGAGCAGACCCCCCAGGGCAAGGTCGTGTGGGCCGAGCTCGCCCACGGCCGCGCCTGA
- a CDS encoding PAS domain S-box protein has translation MGALPTIVIVDDAADVRSLVRTRIRLSRRLEVVGEGNDGREAVDLVTRLRPTMLLLDVSMPGADGLQVLPAVRAASPETLVVMYSGFERQGLAERTAELGAAAYLKKSGSLDTLVDELLGVLDGRRPSSPATTTTDPGDSGGRRDPVLEAHLERFREVFEDAAIGMATLTLAGRVVRANRSLASLTGRSIQELVGLDYAELVEDVPDGLDRLLRAVEAGEDVAQVEHAVPGLDLRLLTTLTPVRDVHGVPLYLFLQAQDVTRQRGAEEQLRETERRFRMLVEAVQDYAIFMLDPDGHIASWNVGAERTKGYTAAEIIGQHFRVFYPPEVQEARHPEHELQIALREGHYEEEGWRIRKDGTRFWAHVTITAVRDEDGRHVGFTKVTRDSTERRSADEALRRSEQRFRMLVEAVQDYAIFMLDPDGRIASWNAGAQRSKGYLADEIIGRHFRIFYPVDVQQARHPEHELATALREGHYEEDGWRVRKDGTRFWAHVTITAVHDEAGRHLGFAKVTRDTTERLRAAEQEARAAEALSAANRLLQEAADEQAQFLAITAHELRGPVGVLGMSAETLHRHWSDLVEEERAEFLTSMVDSAAQLNRLLSDLLTTSRLQARSLDLRPEPIQVRQHLTTLAATLRKTHPQAEVVLDGDEDATIFADPGRLTQAVDNLLTNALRHGRSPIRIETRTHEDRVDLVVTDAGTGVVPEMQERLFERFATGDRGGTGLGLHIVRELARAQDGEAAYDEQAQAFVLSLPRARVDASAAGAP, from the coding sequence ATGGGGGCGCTGCCGACGATCGTGATCGTGGACGACGCGGCCGACGTCCGCTCCCTGGTCCGGACCCGGATCCGGCTCTCGCGCCGGCTCGAGGTCGTGGGCGAGGGCAACGACGGCCGCGAGGCGGTCGACCTGGTCACCCGGCTGCGGCCCACGATGCTGCTCCTCGACGTCTCGATGCCGGGGGCCGACGGCCTCCAGGTCCTGCCCGCGGTCCGTGCTGCCTCGCCCGAGACCCTGGTGGTGATGTACAGCGGCTTCGAGCGCCAGGGCCTCGCCGAGCGGACCGCCGAGCTGGGCGCGGCGGCGTACCTGAAGAAGTCGGGGTCGCTCGACACCCTCGTCGACGAGCTGCTCGGCGTCCTCGACGGGCGGCGCCCCTCGTCCCCGGCGACGACCACGACCGACCCGGGCGACTCCGGGGGCCGGCGCGACCCGGTGCTCGAGGCGCACCTGGAGCGGTTCCGCGAGGTGTTCGAGGACGCGGCCATCGGGATGGCGACGCTGACCCTCGCCGGACGCGTGGTGCGCGCCAACCGGAGCCTCGCGTCCCTGACCGGCCGCTCGATCCAGGAGCTGGTCGGCCTCGACTACGCCGAGCTCGTCGAGGACGTCCCCGACGGCCTCGACCGGCTGCTGCGCGCGGTCGAGGCGGGGGAGGACGTGGCCCAGGTCGAGCATGCCGTGCCGGGGCTCGACCTGCGCCTGCTGACCACGCTGACGCCGGTCCGCGACGTGCACGGCGTGCCGCTCTACCTCTTCCTCCAGGCCCAGGACGTCACCCGGCAGCGGGGTGCGGAGGAGCAGCTGCGGGAGACCGAGCGACGGTTCCGGATGCTGGTGGAGGCGGTCCAGGACTACGCGATCTTCATGCTGGACCCCGACGGGCACATCGCGAGCTGGAACGTCGGCGCCGAGCGCACCAAGGGCTACACCGCCGCCGAGATCATCGGCCAGCACTTCCGGGTCTTCTACCCGCCCGAGGTCCAGGAGGCGCGGCACCCGGAGCACGAGCTGCAGATCGCGCTGCGCGAGGGCCACTACGAGGAGGAGGGGTGGCGGATCCGCAAGGACGGCACCCGCTTCTGGGCGCACGTGACGATCACGGCGGTCCGTGACGAGGACGGCAGGCACGTCGGGTTCACCAAGGTCACCCGGGACAGCACCGAGCGTCGGTCGGCCGACGAGGCGCTGCGCCGCAGCGAGCAGCGGTTCCGGATGCTGGTGGAGGCGGTCCAGGACTACGCGATCTTCATGCTCGACCCCGACGGGCGGATCGCGAGCTGGAACGCCGGGGCGCAGCGCAGCAAGGGCTACCTCGCGGACGAGATCATCGGCCGGCACTTCCGGATCTTCTACCCCGTCGACGTGCAGCAGGCGCGCCATCCCGAGCACGAGCTGGCCACGGCGCTGCGCGAGGGCCACTACGAGGAGGACGGGTGGCGCGTCCGCAAGGACGGCACCCGCTTCTGGGCGCACGTGACGATCACGGCCGTCCACGACGAGGCCGGCCGGCACCTGGGCTTCGCCAAGGTCACCCGCGACACGACCGAGCGGCTGCGCGCCGCGGAGCAGGAGGCCCGGGCCGCCGAGGCGCTCTCGGCCGCCAACCGGCTGCTCCAGGAGGCCGCCGACGAGCAGGCCCAGTTCCTCGCCATCACCGCGCACGAGCTGCGCGGACCGGTGGGCGTGCTGGGCATGTCGGCCGAGACCCTGCACCGGCACTGGTCGGACCTGGTCGAGGAGGAGCGCGCGGAGTTCCTCACGAGCATGGTCGACAGCGCCGCGCAGCTGAACCGCCTGCTCTCCGACCTGCTCACCACCTCCCGGCTCCAGGCGCGCTCCCTGGACCTGCGCCCGGAGCCGATCCAGGTGCGCCAGCACCTGACGACGCTCGCCGCGACGCTGCGGAAGACCCACCCCCAGGCGGAGGTGGTCCTCGACGGCGACGAGGACGCCACGATCTTCGCTGATCCCGGAAGGCTGACGCAGGCCGTGGACAACCTGCTGACCAACGCGCTGCGGCACGGTCGCTCGCCGATCCGCATCGAGACGCGCACCCACGAGGACCGCGTCGACCTCGTGGTGACCGACGCGGGCACGGGCGTGGTGCCGGAGATGCAGGAACGGCTCTTCGAGCGGTTCGCCACCGGCGACCGTGGCGGCACCGGCCTCGGGCTGCACATCGTCCGCGAGCTGGCCCGGGCGCAGGACGGCGAGGCGGCGTACGACGAGCAGGCGCAGGCGTTCGTGCTCAGCCTCCCGCGCGCCCGGGTGGACGCCTCCGCAGCGGGCGCCCCGTGA
- a CDS encoding sigma-70 family RNA polymerase sigma factor: MSIGALHRETPDEIRREKTASLLAEAATDTADRDRLLDEVVVLNLQVAHAVARRFRNRGVPLEDLEQVAACALVRAARKFDVAQERDFLSYAVPTMSGELKRYFRDHGWTVRPPRRIQEIHAKVHHLHRTGRQDGTTMPAAEIATELDVPVTDVLEALEARGCFQPASLDHPVREEGDVTVGDLLTIDDEADRQALEARVMLQPVMRQLSERDRRILHLRFAEDCTQQQIGEELGVTQMQVSRLLNRILGQMRDDLTAEHGLGEQVDALR, encoded by the coding sequence ATGAGTATTGGAGCGCTTCACCGCGAGACGCCGGACGAGATCCGGCGCGAGAAGACCGCTTCCCTCCTTGCCGAGGCGGCCACCGACACGGCGGACCGCGACCGGCTGCTCGACGAGGTGGTCGTCCTGAACCTCCAGGTCGCCCACGCCGTCGCCCGCCGGTTCCGCAACCGCGGCGTCCCGCTGGAGGACCTCGAGCAGGTCGCCGCCTGCGCCCTGGTGCGCGCGGCGCGCAAGTTCGACGTCGCCCAGGAGCGTGACTTCCTCAGCTACGCCGTGCCGACCATGTCCGGTGAGCTCAAGCGCTACTTCCGCGACCACGGCTGGACCGTGCGCCCGCCGCGCCGGATCCAGGAGATCCACGCGAAGGTCCACCACCTGCACCGCACCGGCCGCCAGGACGGCACCACCATGCCGGCCGCCGAGATCGCCACCGAGCTCGACGTCCCGGTCACCGACGTCCTCGAGGCGCTCGAGGCCCGCGGCTGCTTCCAGCCCGCCTCGCTCGACCACCCCGTCCGCGAGGAGGGCGACGTCACGGTGGGCGACCTGCTCACCATCGACGACGAGGCCGACCGCCAGGCACTCGAGGCCCGGGTGATGCTGCAGCCGGTCATGCGTCAGCTCTCCGAGCGCGACCGCCGCATCCTGCACCTGCGCTTCGCCGAGGACTGCACCCAGCAGCAGATCGGCGAGGAGCTCGGCGTCACCCAGATGCAGGTCTCCCGCCTGCTCAACCGCATCCTCGGCCAGATGCGTGACGACCTCACCGCCGAGCACGGCCTCGGCGAGCAGGTCGACGCACTGCGCTGA
- a CDS encoding flavodoxin family protein — translation MPRLLVVHHSPTPGVQALTDAVLAGAGADGIEHVEVVVRPALEADADDVLAADGYLLGTTANFGYMSGALKHFFDTVFLQAGGALTDDGSAGGPGGGARKPFGLWVHGRYDTTGAVRSVLGIVGALPWRQVAEVLEVVGDVSEDDRSAAYELGGTVAALLDS, via the coding sequence ATGCCCCGGCTGCTCGTCGTCCACCACTCGCCCACGCCCGGCGTGCAGGCGCTCACGGACGCCGTCCTCGCCGGGGCGGGCGCGGACGGGATCGAGCACGTCGAGGTCGTGGTCCGCCCCGCCCTGGAGGCGGACGCCGACGACGTGCTCGCGGCCGACGGCTACCTGCTCGGGACGACCGCGAACTTCGGGTACATGAGCGGGGCGCTCAAGCACTTCTTCGACACGGTCTTCCTGCAGGCCGGCGGCGCCCTGACCGACGACGGGTCGGCGGGCGGCCCCGGCGGCGGGGCCCGCAAGCCCTTCGGGCTCTGGGTGCACGGCCGCTACGACACCACCGGCGCCGTGCGCTCGGTACTCGGCATCGTCGGCGCGCTGCCGTGGCGGCAGGTGGCGGAGGTCCTCGAGGTCGTCGGAGACGTCAGCGAGGACGACCGGTCGGCCGCCTACGAGCTCGGCGGCACCGTCGCGGCGCTGCTCGACTCCTGA
- a CDS encoding STAS domain-containing protein, translated as MEERPFAATASPGLLSVSGSVDEYAVIALRNALREQTDEYTASLAIDLSDADYLPSVAVSVLVSAMRATEQNGAELALVAAQGTIAQRVLMVCALPYRDSVEVETTPPDAPVIA; from the coding sequence ATGGAAGAAAGGCCGTTCGCGGCGACCGCAAGCCCGGGTCTGCTGAGTGTCAGTGGGTCCGTGGACGAGTACGCCGTCATCGCGCTGCGCAACGCCCTGCGCGAGCAGACCGACGAGTACACCGCCTCCCTCGCGATCGACCTCTCCGACGCCGACTACCTCCCCAGCGTCGCCGTGAGCGTGCTCGTCTCGGCGATGCGCGCCACCGAGCAGAACGGCGCGGAGCTCGCCCTCGTCGCCGCCCAGGGCACGATCGCCCAGCGCGTCCTCATGGTGTGCGCCCTGCCCTACCGCGACTCCGTCGAGGTGGAGACCACCCCGCCCGACGCCCCGGTCATCGCCTGA
- a CDS encoding SpoIIE family protein phosphatase, with protein MSADEELRAQLDDLLGMDTDTESVLRAFEQAPSLLAVCEGVDLVLTALNAAAREVYGDRLGVPLREALGPLGEDIATWTEEAYGSGTPVEGRLWRIPGPRGDDAVDVRWLRFSLVPARGPDGAVCGVISLAVDVTDEVRARADAERQAADLQRRLAAASDNLVSLQDALLPESLPIAPGLRLAARYLLAEDGARAGGDWFDAVALEDGRVVLTVGDVVGHGVRASVVMGELRTLFEERVRLDGDIVAALEVLERRASRVPQARAATVCAAVLDPADGSFEYCTAGHPPPLVVSPTGDASYLPVTGAGALGSGMPFRSQRHVLAEGDLVLLYSDGLVERPGRSAVQNTLDLSRVAAEVVRAAADADEPAAAAVARETVARLIRETGFGDDITVLAAQRATPPDPLTMTVPAFPDTLRAVRQNLGDWLAGIGVGQLDELALQHAVGELVSNAVEHAYEPDRARQEAVVSVRAALLAGGVVEIEVSDRGTWRPPGPAGTRGRGLAMASGFSDDLHVVHGEQGTRAVLRQRPTTAVDLLTGATIGGATGPDEPMGMRQEDGLVELSGALDQRCADELRRRLSHATRGGIIDVVVDLTTVTFLGSAAVQVLFDAMLTGREGERPALTLVAPPGSAAQHVLEVVRLPYAVERGSTPRA; from the coding sequence GTGAGCGCGGACGAGGAGCTCAGGGCTCAGCTCGACGACCTGCTCGGCATGGACACCGACACGGAGTCGGTGCTCCGTGCGTTCGAGCAGGCGCCGTCGCTGCTCGCCGTGTGCGAGGGCGTCGACCTGGTCCTGACCGCGCTCAACGCGGCGGCGCGCGAGGTGTACGGCGACCGGCTGGGCGTGCCGCTCCGTGAGGCGCTCGGCCCGCTGGGCGAGGACATCGCGACCTGGACCGAGGAGGCCTACGGCTCCGGCACCCCCGTGGAGGGCCGGCTGTGGCGGATCCCCGGGCCGCGCGGGGACGACGCCGTAGACGTCCGGTGGCTGCGGTTCTCGCTGGTCCCGGCCCGCGGGCCGGACGGCGCGGTCTGCGGCGTGATCAGCCTGGCCGTCGACGTCACCGACGAGGTACGGGCGCGCGCGGACGCGGAGCGCCAGGCGGCGGACCTCCAGCGCCGGCTCGCGGCGGCCAGCGACAACCTGGTCTCCCTGCAGGACGCCCTGCTCCCGGAGAGCCTCCCGATCGCCCCCGGCCTCCGGCTGGCGGCGCGGTACCTCCTCGCCGAGGACGGCGCCCGCGCCGGCGGGGACTGGTTCGACGCCGTGGCGCTCGAGGACGGTCGGGTGGTGCTCACGGTCGGCGACGTCGTCGGTCACGGGGTGCGCGCCTCGGTGGTCATGGGGGAGCTGCGGACGCTGTTCGAGGAGCGGGTGCGCCTCGACGGCGACATCGTCGCGGCCCTCGAGGTGCTCGAGCGCCGGGCGTCCCGGGTGCCCCAGGCGCGGGCCGCCACGGTCTGCGCCGCGGTCCTCGACCCGGCCGACGGCAGCTTCGAGTACTGCACCGCCGGGCACCCACCGCCGCTCGTCGTCTCGCCGACGGGCGACGCGTCGTACCTCCCGGTGACCGGCGCGGGTGCGCTGGGCTCGGGCATGCCCTTCCGGTCGCAGCGCCACGTCCTCGCGGAGGGCGACCTGGTGCTGCTCTACAGCGACGGGCTCGTGGAGCGGCCCGGCCGGTCTGCGGTGCAGAACACCCTGGACCTCTCCCGGGTGGCCGCGGAGGTGGTCAGGGCCGCTGCGGACGCCGATGAGCCCGCGGCGGCGGCGGTGGCCCGCGAGACCGTCGCCCGGCTGATCCGCGAGACCGGGTTCGGCGACGACATCACCGTGCTCGCCGCCCAGCGGGCGACCCCGCCCGACCCGCTGACGATGACCGTGCCGGCGTTCCCCGACACGCTCCGGGCGGTCCGCCAGAACCTCGGCGACTGGCTCGCCGGGATCGGCGTGGGCCAGCTCGACGAGCTCGCGCTCCAGCACGCCGTGGGCGAGCTGGTGAGCAACGCCGTGGAGCACGCCTACGAGCCGGACCGGGCCCGCCAGGAGGCGGTGGTCTCGGTGCGCGCCGCGCTCCTGGCGGGCGGAGTCGTGGAGATCGAGGTCTCCGACCGCGGCACCTGGCGCCCGCCCGGTCCGGCCGGGACCCGCGGTCGCGGCCTGGCGATGGCGAGCGGGTTCTCCGACGACCTGCACGTCGTCCACGGCGAGCAGGGCACCCGGGCGGTGCTGCGCCAGCGGCCGACCACGGCCGTCGACCTGCTCACCGGGGCGACCATCGGCGGGGCCACCGGGCCGGACGAGCCGATGGGGATGCGGCAGGAGGACGGTCTGGTCGAGCTCAGCGGCGCCCTGGACCAGCGGTGCGCCGACGAGCTGCGACGCCGGCTCTCGCACGCGACCCGTGGCGGCATCATCGACGTCGTCGTCGACCTCACGACCGTGACGTTCCTCGGCAGCGCCGCGGTCCAGGTGCTCTTCGACGCCATGCTCACCGGACGCGAGGGGGAGCGTCCGGCGCTCACCCTGGTGGCGCCGCCGGGGTCCGCGGCGCAGCACGTCCTGGAAGTGGTGCGGCTCCCGTACGCCGTGGAGCGAGGCAGCACGCCCCGGGCCTGA
- a CDS encoding alcohol dehydrogenase catalytic domain-containing protein — MKAVTWQGRMDMRFEDVPDPVLQVGTDAIVRITSTGLCGSDLHLYDPLTPFMTPGDIVGHEPMGVVEEVGSEVRDLKVGDRVVVPFNVSCGTCWMCSRDLYSQCETTQNREHGTGASLFGYSKLYGQVPGGQAELLRVPFADKLPIKVPEGPVDDRFLYLSDVLPTAWQAVEYADAGAGGTLLVLGAGPIGDMAARIAMMRDQRVIVVDRVPERLARVTARGATALDLEDGEVAERVRDLTDGRGADAVIDAVGMEAHGSPIAEVVQKSLRLLPKKVQETMMLHAGVERLAALYSAFEAVRRGGTVSISGVYGGAADPIPMMQLFDKQLQLRMGQANVHRWSDDILEVLGRDEDVLGVEGFATHRLPLSEAPAAYKSFRDKEDGMVKVVFTP, encoded by the coding sequence ATGAAGGCAGTGACGTGGCAGGGCCGCATGGACATGCGCTTCGAGGACGTGCCGGACCCGGTGCTCCAGGTCGGCACCGACGCCATCGTGCGGATCACCTCGACCGGGCTCTGCGGCTCCGACCTGCACCTGTACGACCCGCTGACGCCCTTCATGACCCCCGGCGACATCGTCGGGCACGAGCCGATGGGCGTGGTGGAGGAGGTCGGCTCCGAGGTGCGCGACCTCAAGGTCGGCGACCGCGTGGTCGTGCCCTTCAACGTCAGCTGCGGCACCTGCTGGATGTGCAGCCGCGACCTCTACAGCCAGTGCGAGACCACCCAGAACCGCGAGCACGGCACCGGCGCCAGCCTCTTCGGCTACAGCAAGCTCTACGGGCAGGTCCCCGGCGGGCAGGCAGAGCTCCTCCGGGTGCCCTTCGCCGACAAGCTGCCCATCAAGGTGCCCGAGGGCCCCGTCGACGACCGGTTCCTCTACCTCTCCGACGTGCTGCCTACCGCCTGGCAGGCGGTGGAGTATGCCGACGCGGGCGCCGGCGGCACCCTGCTGGTGCTCGGCGCCGGCCCGATCGGTGACATGGCGGCGCGGATCGCGATGATGCGCGACCAGCGGGTGATCGTGGTCGACCGCGTGCCCGAGCGGCTCGCCCGGGTCACCGCCCGCGGCGCCACTGCGCTGGACCTGGAGGACGGCGAGGTGGCGGAGCGCGTGCGCGACCTCACCGACGGTCGCGGGGCCGACGCCGTCATCGACGCGGTGGGCATGGAGGCCCACGGCTCGCCGATCGCCGAGGTCGTCCAGAAGTCGCTGCGCCTCCTGCCCAAGAAGGTGCAGGAGACGATGATGCTGCACGCCGGCGTCGAGCGGCTCGCCGCGCTCTACAGCGCCTTCGAGGCGGTACGCCGGGGCGGCACGGTCTCGATCTCGGGGGTGTACGGCGGCGCCGCCGACCCGATCCCGATGATGCAGCTCTTCGACAAGCAGCTGCAGCTGCGGATGGGCCAGGCGAACGTGCACCGCTGGAGCGACGACATCCTCGAGGTGCTCGGCCGCGACGAGGACGTGCTCGGTGTGGAGGGCTTCGCGACCCACCGGCTGCCCCTGTCGGAGGCCCCGGCGGCGTACAAGTCCTTCCGGGACAAGGAGGACGGCATGGTCAAGGTGGTCTTCACCCCCTGA